Sequence from the Cuniculiplasma divulgatum genome:
ATCAGGGCGATCTCAGTACCTCCCCGGACATGGAGAGCTTCATATCCCGGTTCACGCAGATAGCAAAAAAGTCCATTGCCGTGCTGAAGAGTGGAGGCTATATGGGCCTGGTCATTGGCGATGCGTACCGCGACGGAGAGATAGTACCGCTTGGATTCAGGTGCATGGATGCCGTAGCCTCCCTGAATATGAAGATCAGGGGAATAATTGTGAAGGACATCCAGAACACCCGAGGCAAGAGAAGCAGCGAAAACCTCTGGAGATACAGGGCGCTCAAGTCAGGATTCTATGTCTTCAAGCATGAGTATGTGTTTGTGTTCCAGAAACCGTGATCATTCTTTCCACGGATTCTTCCCGAGATAGCTCAGGAATCCATCAATGAACTCATTCACATCACAGACAATGCCGTAATCCGAATATTTGAATATCTCTGCGGCTGGATCACTGTTCACGGCGAGAACTTTCCCGGCGTACCTTATGCCCACCACATGATTCGCCTGGCCCGATATGCCAAGGGCAATATAGAAGGCGGGCGAGATGGACATTCCTGTGAGCCCAACCTGCTGCTGCCTGGGAAGAAAATTCATGTCAACCATAGGCCTTGTGGCACCCACCGATGCATTCAGCGCATCTGCAAGTTTCAGCACATCCCTGACCGAATCTCGCTTCTTTATGCCCCTCCCTATGGCTATCACGGCATCACTTGAATTGAGGGGCCTGTATTCTGAAGGTACGGGTATGGTCTCAATGAGTTCCTGTCCTGATCCATGGCCTGGTGGAAACTGTTGGATTCTTGGTTCTTCAGAAGATCTGACGCTCCTGAACATTCCCGGTCTGACGGTGGCCATTGCGGGAGTTTTCCTTGAGTATATGCTTGCGATTATGCTGCCTCCGAAGGCGGGCTTGTACTGGATGAGCCTTCCATCTTCCACCTGCAGATCAACGCAGTCAGCGGTGAGGCCCAGGCCAAGTTTTGCCGCTACCACAGAAGCTACATCCCTTCCGTCGGAATTGGATGGAAACACAATGTATGCAGGTTCATACTGCCTTATGAAATCAATTATTGAGCCAGCCAGGGATATGTAGTCCCGTGAATCCACATAGTAGAGGTCATGGCAGGGAATCCCTCTCAATTTATCTGCAGGAATGTTTCCAATCACGGCCACATTCATGGGATGCTGCAGGGCCATCTGGGAGATTCTTGACGCAATCTCCATTGCCGTCTGCGCATCGCCAACCGCAACCCCCAGCACAAGAGGATTCCCGTTCACATATGGCGGCATATGGAATTCTGTGCTACCCCCCGAAGACTTGGATCTTGCTGATTTCATCAGTTCAATGATCCTGCCATATACTTTATCGTCAAAGTCAAGCATTGAAACCTTTCTGGAACTCTCCATTGATCTTGTGCCGGTCACCACAGTGGGGCTGTATTCCCTGCCGTCTATGTCAAGGCCGAGCCATGCCGAATCAACTATGACTACGCGATCCCCCATGTCAGGAACATCAGGCTTCACCGCCCTTGCCCTGTTTATCTTTTCACTCACGGAAAGCACTGCAGGAATTTTGACGTGGTACCTCTCAATCCCATTTTCACGGTCCTGATCAACAACAATGGTATTCTCCGCCGTATCAATATCAATTTTTGAAACCGATGACCTGAAGCTGTATCCAAGCATTGTCGCGACCTCAGGCGGTACCTGCGACGTTTCACCATCAAGTGAATATCTGCCTGCGAGGATTATGTCTGGTTTTATCCTTTCTGCAAATTCAGCAAGTATCCTTGATGTTGCCAGCGTATCTGAACCTCCGAACTTCCTGTCTGTTATGAGATAAGCTTCATCTGCTCCCATCCTCAGGGATTCGTTCAGTATGTCGGCAGCCTGTGGAGGCCCCATGCTTGCAACCACGGTGTGAAAGCCAAATTTCTCCTTCATCCTGATGGCTTCCTCAACAGCCTTCCTGTCAAATGAATTCATTGAGAGTGGAACGTTTTCCCTGACAATCCTGTTTGTAGCTGGATCGAACCTGATGCTGTTCACATCCGGGACCTGCTTTGCAAAAACCAGAACCTTCATGGCGCAAAATTCGCTTACACTATAAATATGATTTGTGTTCCGGTCCTGTAATCCTTTCCTCTTATGTTATCATGGTAACTGCTTCACGGAGATGCCCCCATAATCATATCCGGGGTCTCATTCAGGATCCAGCTATTAATTTCTGATGATTTTTGGCCTTTAATTTTCCATGGGCTCGCAAGCATATTTCCTGGATGCTCCCTGCATATGCTGATCTTTGATGGCTTCTCATTTTCCATCATCTGCAAGCCAGTATCAGTGGTGTCCATGATGAAGTAATTTGAGAAAGGAGCTTACTTCAGGACTGCCCTGCAGGGGGCGCCATCCGTGTCTATCCTTATAGGCAGGCACATGAGTTCGTATCTGCCTGGCTTCACGTCCTTCAGCATCAGTCCCTCTATTATGGCAATTCCTTTCTCCAGCAGTATCTTGTGAACTTTCATTCCCTTTGTTCCAAACTGCTCAATGGACAGGTAATCAATACCTACCGTTTCCACTCCAAGATCAACAAGCCTTTTTCCTGCACTCTCTGAAATGTAGCAGAAATCCTCATGGAAACTGTCATAAAGGCCCGAATTCTTTGTCTTGAACAGCACTCTCTTCTCCACGGTGCCTGGAATATCCTGAGCATTGATGGCATTACCGTTAACTTCCACGACGGTTGCAGGACCGTTGAGGTGTTCCAGGGGTATGGATGACATGGTTCCTCCATTGGGCAGAGCGTGGAACGGCGCATCTATATGTGTGCCGGAATGGGTTTCCATTATGACCCTGGTGATGTGCACTCCATTCTTCTCATGGGTCATGTAGTCGTAATGCTCGTACCTTGCATCTCCGGGATACGTGATCAGGTTCCAATCCAGTGGCAATGATATATCGATCATGAATCACTATTGGCGCTTTTTATAAGACCTTACCGCCCTCTTTGTCTGGTGACCGCAAACAGGGCATATCTCCACGTGCTGCCGGAACGTCTTTCCACATCCCGTGCAGCGGTACTGCCACTTTATATCCCTGTCAATGGGCTTCAGATCGGCTCCCATGAACTCTATTCCAAGCCTGCTGGCCACATTCTGCATGGCATAGTCATCTGTAACAAGGATGCCATTAAGTTCAAGGCAGAGGGCAATCAAGTCCAGGTCAGTGCTGCTGAGTTCGTGCAGATCACCGGTTGCTTTAGCGGCTTCTTTTGCGGCATACAGACTTTCCTTTCCGGGGGCCAGTATGTCCATCATGTCGCTGCTGAAATCAGTGTATCTGGCAATCTTTCCCAGCCTTATTTCATCCAGCACAGATGGAGTTGTGACTATGTTTCCATTCATAAGGCTCACCCTGCGTGAAAGAATGGCAGATGTGTCAAGAATCAGTTTCTTTTCATGGATTTTGTCGTCATTCATTGCGGCCTTCTGATCCCTTATCCCTGTGGGGAATATGAACAGCACGGAATGTCCCCAAAGGTACAGGAATCAGTGTTTCCTCCTTATGAGGGACACACCACTTACCAGAAGAACTATTCCGAAGAACAGAAGCACAAGGTAAAGAACCTCAGTCTGGAAAAATGATTTCGGTGGCTGGTAGCTGATGACAACACTCTGGTTGCTTCCTGATACGTTCACGTATCCTGAAGATGGACCGTTTGGAGTTGTGCTGCCACGCACATCATACCTGTAGGTGCCGTTTGGCACCTCGAAAGTTACCGTCTGGCCGGTGGTCATGTTTGTAAGCCCGTGGAAGGAAATTCCCCATAATGTCCCGGAAGAGAGGCCAGTTTCCCTGAATGTCACAAAATAACCATAGCTGTAGTTCACGTATACAGTCTGATTCTGGCCGTTGGTGTTCAGTGACACCACAGATATATTAGGGGCATCGTAGCCGGATGGGAACATGTAGAATGTGTACTGCCCTCCATACAGGTAGAAGGTTATATTGTCCGTTGTTCCAGATAGTGTCTGGTTTGAAGTGCTGTTCTGGGCCATCACACTCCATTCCTGGTTGGCAGGGAGGCCACTCTCTATAAAGGAAACATTGAACTGCCCATGCCGGAATTTCATGGAGATGTCAAGGGTCTTGCCATTAACGGTGAAGTTACCGGACTGGCCGTAATAATTCGGATCAGCGGGCATTCCGGTATAATTATATGACCCGTTTGGAAAATACAGTGCTGCACTATAACCTGAATACTGGCGACTGTAATTCCACGCATTAAGTTCCCATGTATCATTTGCTGGAAGCCCCGACTGTGTGAAATTCACCACATATCCATATTTGAAGATAATGTGAACTGTTACGTTTCTGCCAGTGATATTTATTGACGACTGCGGGGGAACCCCCACCATGCTTCCAACATGAGGTATCTCGTACTGGAATGTCCCGTTGGGGAGGCTCAAATTGACGTACCTGCTGTCAGCGCCTGAAAGAAACGATCTGCCCACAATGCTTACAGACCAGCCTGTACCTGCTTTGAGACCTGTCTCAACAAAGGATACGTTATATCTTTTGATGTTGCTGTCCTGTATGAAGTTGTATGCATTTATTGAACCCCAGCCAGTGACAAGATTGTAGCCCGGTGTTACATTGTACAGGCTGTTTCTGCCGTATGACACATTGTAGAACGGCGATCGGGTCAGCCGGGACTCCTTCAGGAATGCTGGATCGTACTGACCGGTTCCAAGTTTGTATATCAGGGGATCAACGAATCCCAATGGAGCCTCTGCACTGGCGTTGAGGTATGCATCCATTGTTGCGATAATTCCGGCTTCAACGGGCGATGAAACGCTTGTTCCTGAGACCACGAACAGACCGCTTGCCGTGGTGTTGGAATAATAAATAAGCGTATTGTTGGCAAGGGCTGCAATGTCAGGCACTCCTCTCCCAGCTCCCTTCAGCACAGTATTGGCGGACGAATTGGTCTGCCAGGATGGCTCATGGTATACGGTACTTATTCCTCCGGTTGAGCCAACGGTATTGCCTGGAGAAGGCATATACCACGCGCCCTGTTCCTGGACTTTCAGCGTTGTGGTATTTACTGTAACGTTTGTGCCTCCCACTGCCGTTACTCCGAAGGTATTGTATCCTATGGATGAAGGGAACTGCACCATGTCCGGCGGGCCGGCATATTTGGGGCTGCTTGTATTATCTGCCGAATCTCCGCTGCTGGCCAGAACTGTTATGCCTCGAGCCTGAGCCTCCTGCAGATATGTGTTCCATGTGGAATCAGTCCCGTCTGACCCACCCCAGGAATTGGATATGACCGTGAGGTTCTGAAAATTCAGCGCAGTGGCAAAGGCCTGCGTCAGATCTGTTGTGCTTGCCTGAGGGCCGTATATGTTGTATATCTGGGCTCCAGGTGCAAGGCTTCCAGCCATCTCAAGATCAAGAGTGTTCTCGATTGTCGCTCCTGAGGTGTCCTTCTCTGCTGAAACACCTGGTGCAGGGGCGCCGTCTATTGGCACCCCAGTCACCGTTGGGAATGGCTCAGAATACGTTCCGTTGGGATACTTAGGATATGAATCCTGAAAGTATTTTGTTATATCAGATGGATTGAAGGGGGCTGTATAAGTTGTGATCCCTTTGCTGTTTGTATAGTTGCCTGACCATAAAAGGGTGGCTATGACCTCACCTCTGTCATAATGGCTGCCGAATAACTGGGTTTCGTTGTAAGCCACCTGCATGTAAGTACCGTAGAGCGCTTCGGCACCGTTGCTGAGATACCCAACCTTAGGATATCCCCCTGCGGTGTCTGTTCTGACAGTCTCAAGCTGTTTCAGCTCACCTTCCACATTCAGGCTGAAGGAAAGCTGCGGGGATGTGCCAAGGCCCACTATGTCATAAACCTGAGACGACAGCCACTTTGGAAGCTCTGGGCTGGACGAGGGCCCCGTAACCATGGAACCGTTCTCAGATGCGCCCACCAGGTTTGTATGGAATGCATTGCTTATGGCCTGGCTGCTTCCTGACATTGCGATGGTGTTCCTGCCCTGGAATGTTGTTATGTTCACCATGCCGGCAGACCTGAAGTAGGCAACTGCCCTGTCGTATTCAGCTGCAGATGGTGAGAAATTGGCGTAAAACTGATCCGCAGTCATGTAATGGCGATATTGAGGGCTGGAAGGATCAGAAAGATTGTGAAGGAAAGACTGCAGCCTGCTCTCATTGCTGTAGTTCAGGATCACCACTATCTGCTCCTTTCCCGTGTATGGCGAGGATCCATTCACAACCTTGCCCAGGAACGGGACATTTACGAGTGCCTGAAGTGAGTCGGAAACATGGGAAAAAGCAGGCAAAGGCGATGCAGAAACGGTATCATGCTGCTGGAAAGCAGAGTTGACCATGAGAAAAGCCATGGCAACAGCCAATACTGTTACCGCTATCCTGGTTGACCTGCTTCCATTCATGAGCATGGTTAGGAAACCTTGTAGAAAAACTTTTCAGGGATTTTTTCATGATTTCTTCTATTTCTTCAAGGTCTGTTCCTCTATGAGTATCCTCTTCAGTGTTCTTCCGCTTATGCTCTTTGGCATGGAATCTCTGAGGTAGAACTCTGCTGGAACCTTCTCCTTTGAAAGCCTGCTTTCGCACGCTTCCCTGAGTCTGTCTATTGAAACATCTTTTCCACTGGCAGGTACCACCACAGCAACTATTTTCTGGTCTCCCTGCCCCGTGTCCAGGCCGATAACCGCGGCCTCAGATACTCCTTCGACCTGAGAAAGGAATTTCTCAATTTCTCCCGGACTGACGATGACATCCCTTGATATGAGAAATTCCCTGTGATAATCCGTTACGTAAAGGTAACCGTCCTCGTCTATCCTTGCCATGTCTCCTGTCTTCAGCATATTGCCGGAAAAATTTCCTTCAGTGCCCTCTGCTGGAAAATATCCCCTGGTTATCTGATTGCCCCCAAGAAGGAGAAGGCCAACCTTGCCGTGTTCCAGGTCTTCCCCTGTGGCCTCATCCACTATTTTCTGTGTAACTCCCCTGAGAGGCCGACCCACACTTCCCTGCCTTATCTGGTTCCTGTCTGCGGGCTGCATGTGGGTGATGCCGGTCATCTCCGGCACATCGTAGTATTCAAGCACCGGGACCTTGAATTTCTCCTGGAACATTGATCTGATTCCATCGTTCATGAGATATGAGGGGCAGAGAGCTCCCTTGAGGCTCTTTGATCCCTGCAGCGGAACGTTCTCATCAGCCATTGAGTATATGTCGTTCGGCATTCCGCATACATAGTCGCAGTCAAAGAGGCTGCACAGCCTGGCCAATCTTTCATAATCATTCCTTTCGTACGCGCATATTACTGTTCCGCCCAGAACGGCAGGAAGCATTACTGATAACTGAAAGCCCGAAGGAGAGAAAACAGGTGTGGATGAAGCAATCCTGAATCTTCTCTTTGGTATCCTGAGATTCTCCCTCATGCCGGCTATGGAGTTCAGGAGGTTTGAACCGCTGTAAGTTATGCCCCTCAGATCGCCATCTATGGACGGAAAGACAAACATTACCGCCGGGTCTGCTTCCAGATCCACCTGCTCCTCCTCGCCTCTGGGCTCAAATATCATTTCACTGAACCATGCAGTGGTCACCCCTGTGGTGGCGAGCTTAACGGATTTGGCAATCTGCCCTGCCGTGACCGATACGGCTTTCTCAAACGGCAGGAATTCCTGCAGTCTTGTTAGTATAATTCCGGATATTCCGCTTTCCTGTTTCACCGTTATATCGGCGGTGTAGACTGCCACAAGCACCTTGATGCCTGTGAAATGTATGACATTCTCCATCTCCCATGTCGTCAGGAGGTGATCCATGGGAACTGCAACTGCGCCTATCTTCATTGCAGCAAAGAACGTCACCATGAACTGCGGAGACAGCGGCAGAGCAATCCCTATCCTGTCTCCTTTCTTCACTGAAAACTTCTTCCTGAGTGTTTCTGCCATGGAATCAGCCATTGAGAGCAGGCTGTGATATGTGACATGTTTTCCGTGGTAAATTATTATGGGAAAACTTGTGTTATGGGATTCAGCGTCGTGGAGGATGGAGTAAATTGAACGTATTCCGCCCAGCCAGCCTTCCTCACCAGTAACTGTGCTTTCCACCATTTCCATGCACCATCAGGTAATGGAATAACGCATGGTCTCCATAAAATCTTTTCCGGTGTGACCCACGTCGGAAATGGATGGCGAATACAAGGGATTATAAACAATTTCTATCTGATCCACGTGAGAAAAATGCCGGGAAAGGTTTGGCTAGACGGGAAAATTGTTGATTATGACAGCGCAAGGGTACCAATCCTGACGCATTCCCTGCAGTACGGTACCGGGATATTTGAGGGCATAAGGGCCTATGAGAATTCTGGAGTTGCTTCTATTTTCAGGCTCAGTGATCATGTAAAGAGGTTCCTAGACACGGCACGTGTTTACCACATGAATCTTGGCTTTTCTCCCAGTGATCTTGAGGAAGCCATCATTGAAGTTGTCAGGGCAAATGCCCTTAAGGCATGCTACATCCGTCCATTCGCGTACTATGCCAGCGATGATATATCGCTGTCAACTAAAGGGAAGAGGGTTAGCGTTGCCGTTGCTGCAGTTCCATTCGGGCAGTATTTCGGAGACAAATTGTCCCAGGGTGTGAAATGCCGCGTATCCTCATGGAGACGCATAAATTCTGACATCCTTCCTGTCCAGGCCAAGGCCAGCGGAAACTACCTCAATTCCATCATAGCCTCCATGGATGTGGAAGGCACGGATTTTGATGAGGCCATACTGCTCACCTCAAGGGGCTATGTTGCTGAAGGGCCGGGGGAGAACATATTCATTGTGAGGAACGGACGTCTTCTCACGCCAGGTGTGGAATCCGACATCCTGCTTGGCATCACAAGGAGTTCAGTCATTGAAATCGCCGGGAATCTGGGCATCAGGACTGAGGAGAGAGAGGTACACAGGGAAGAACTCTACACTGCGGACGAAGTATTCTTCTGCGGAACAGCCGCTGAGATCACGCCAGTTATAAATGTGGACGGCGTTCCTGTTGGCAACGGGAAAAAGGGCACCATAACCTCAAGGCTGCAGAAAACATACTTTGACGCTGTCACCGGCAGGCTTCCGGAATACAGAAGATGGCTTACTCCAGTCAGCTGACACCTGTTTCAGGCATCTTTGTGTCGCTTCTGCAGAGCAGGGCACATACTATGACGGTGGCTCCTGATCTTCCAGCCACCAGGGAGTGCTTGACCATAACTGGAAAAGAGTGAAAATCCCCCTTCTTCATGGTCTTCCTTCCACCATCAATCTCTGTTTCGATGGTGCCTTCCACAACATATACCCACTCAAACCTGTCCCTGTGATAATGCATTGGATAAACGGCGCCTGGCTTGAACTTCAGGAACTTGATCATGCCGCTGCCCATGGAGTTTACCACGCTCTGTAAAATTCCCAGCTTGCCGTCAGAGACTTCATCCCATTTGATATCCGCCAGAGAGATTCTCTCCATTTCGCTACACCATATACTTCAGGGTTAATATAGATTATCCGGGGAAACCAGCTTACCAGAATGTAATCATTGTAATTCAGTAGCTTTCATCCAGGGGGAGTGATTCGGCGACCCACCTCTGCATGCCGCCAAGGACATTTGCAACTTTGAAGCCGTTATCTGCAAGATATACAGATACCACCTCGCTCCTGTTTCCGTGGGCGCATATTACAGCGTATTTCCTGTCCTTCTGAAGATCGCCAAGTTTCTCCGGCACCTCATTCATGGGTATCTTCAGGCTGTTGCTTATTGTGCCCATATTCCACTCGAATGGCTCCCTTACATCAAGGATTACATATTCATCCAGTCTGGAACTCAGGTCTTCTGGAGTGATCTCCTCAACCGATGCCACAGAAAGTCCGGATGATTTCCAGCTCTCCAGCCCATCCTGCATGACATGAACAACCTTAAGGCCAACAGAAGTAAGCTCCTGCGCACCCCGGGAACCTGTCTCTGCATTTGGAGCAACCAGCACAATATCAGGTGACTGGCCGTTCAGCCAGTTCCTGATTGCCCTTGCCCATGAGTACGGGCTGAAGGGAACGCTCACGGATCCTGGAATATGGGATGCCATGTAATCGCTGCTGCCCCTAGCATCAATGATTAGTATCTTACCTTCCTGCACTTTTTCCTGAATTTCATTCAGTTGCATTTACTGTCAGATGACGATATTTATCAGGATAATAACTTTGCTGAACAGTTCTGACACCTGTAGTCGGTACCGTGGTTCATATCTGTGGAAATTTCAGATGTTTTGAATGTACGGTGAATTTAGTTCGCTCACTAAACTATCATGGCAGTGATCAATATTATATCCGTTAATTGTATGTGAAGACGACAAATGTTCCACAATGACAGAGAAATAAAGCAACTTGGCCCAAGGCTTGGCGTGAGTCTCTGGCTCCTGGCCGCCGTATTCTTTACTGTGCTGTCATTTGTCATACTTCACGTCAGCAATACCTGGAACCTGTTCACCATCTACGCCACCCTCTCGTGGTCCTTCGGTCTGCCCATCATAATGATGAGCTTCATAGGGGCACTGAGAAGCAGGAGCTTCAGGATGTCTGATTTCAAGGGAAGAATACCGAACCTGGTAATTTTCGAGATACCCACCATTGCCAATGAGGATGTTATCCCGGCCCTGTCAAGGGTTGTGGATTCAATCATAAAGTTTGCGCCAAGAAACCTTGACAACTGGCGCATCGACCTAGTCACAGAGGAGTGGTCTGAGGCACGGGATGCAATTGCTGAAAAGTACGGGTCACTGCCAAATTTCAACCTGATTGTTGTCCCCATGGAATATCAGACAGAGAGCAGATCGCTGAACAAGTCAAGGGCACTGCAGTATGCAACTGAATACCATATTGGAAGGGGCGAGAACAGCGATGCCATCTGGATATTCCATCTGGACGATGACGCATCGATAGGTGAAGACACCGTGGCTGCGATTGCTGAGCACATAAAGTTCAAGGGGCATGAGTATTACATCGCCCAGGGTGTACTTGCTTTCCCGCACCATCTCTCAAAATCCATAATACCGAAATTTGCTGATTCCATGAGGCCGACTGATGACCTCACAAGATTCTACTTTTTCACGGCACTTCTCAAGACCCCGCTTGTTGGCCTTCATGGAGAGAACCTCCTGGTCAGGTCTGACGTTGAGAGCAGCATAGGGTGGGACAGCGGAAACCGCCCCATTTCGGATGACAGTTGCTTCGGCCTGCGTTTCTCTGAGAAATATCCCGGAAAATCCTCTTTTCTCCCGGCATTCACCTATGGCGCATCACCATCAAATGTCAGGGATATGCTGAAACAGAGAAGAAGGTGGCTGGTGGACCTGACAAACCTTGGAGTTTACGGGCCGCTCCCATGGAAATACAGGCTTCTTCTCATCTATTCAGTTATATTCTGGAGCAGCATGGCCACCCAGAACATAATGCTGGTGATACTCCTGCTTGAGGGGCTTCATCTCATTGCGTTTGAGCTCATAACTCCCCCAATGGCTGTCATGTGGGCGTTCACATTCAGCTTCTGGATATGGTTCTACTGGAACGGGCTTCAGATAAACAGCTCTGTTTCAGAAGAGAAAATGCCTTTCTGGAAGAAGGCTGTCATAATGGTTCCCCTGTTCTTCCTGGTAATAGGCCCGCTGGAAGCTCTGGGAGGCGTGATGGGAATCTATGCATTCCTCAGGAATGAGAGAAAATTCGAGGTCATCAAGAAACCCACGTGACTTCCCCATATCCTTTCGGAAGAGGATTTCTCGCTCATTTTTGTTAAATCATAAGCTCTTCCAGATGCAGTCAATGATTTTCACTGCCCTGGAACATTCCATCTGCCCGGATGCCGTGGGATCCCCAAGATGGCAGTATATCATCTCCGATCCAAGCAGGGAAAAGGCAATGCGGCTTTCGGGACTGCCGCCAATTTCCATTATGGACAGATTCTCAGATTCCTCAAGTATATGCAACATAGAGGAGCGAGAACCGTGGGATGGCACATACGCGATCTTCACGTGTTTGCTCATGCCTCTGGCTTTTTCAACAAGTCCTGAAAGTGCTGATCTCTCAGGGAGCTTCCCGAGAAAATGCATGGATGATATGAAAGGCTTAATGCCCGTCCGCAATGATGTGACTAGCTCAACATCAACCATGAAACCGTCCCTGACGGCCTTAGAGAGGAATGCTTCCCTGATGTCGTCAGGAAAATGATTTATTCCGCCCTCATCCCTGGATCTCAGGGTAAGGATGCACCTCCCGGCAAAGGGCTTCAGCAATTCCAGGATTTTCGGGTCCACTTCTCGCATATAATCGAGCCTCAGTTCAACCAGATCACAGATTCCTTCCGAATCTTTGATCTTCCTTTCCAGGGAGTCAAGGCTGAATACGGGGATTGAACCGATGAGAATTGGCCTTTTCACTGCACTAATTTTATATCTCCTCCCATTGCCGCAAGGTCCCTGAAGAACCCGGAATTGCTCTTTGATACACAGTCCGCGTCCCTGATCCT
This genomic interval carries:
- a CDS encoding cyclase family protein, translating into MIDISLPLDWNLITYPGDARYEHYDYMTHEKNGVHITRVIMETHSGTHIDAPFHALPNGGTMSSIPLEHLNGPATVVEVNGNAINAQDIPGTVEKRVLFKTKNSGLYDSFHEDFCYISESAGKRLVDLGVETVGIDYLSIEQFGTKGMKVHKILLEKGIAIIEGLMLKDVKPGRYELMCLPIRIDTDGAPCRAVLK
- a CDS encoding rhodanese-like domain-containing protein, producing MQLNEIQEKVQEGKILIIDARGSSDYMASHIPGSVSVPFSPYSWARAIRNWLNGQSPDIVLVAPNAETGSRGAQELTSVGLKVVHVMQDGLESWKSSGLSVASVEEITPEDLSSRLDEYVILDVREPFEWNMGTISNSLKIPMNEVPEKLGDLQKDRKYAVICAHGNRSEVVSVYLADNGFKVANVLGGMQRWVAESLPLDESY
- a CDS encoding branched-chain amino acid transaminase, yielding MPGKVWLDGKIVDYDSARVPILTHSLQYGTGIFEGIRAYENSGVASIFRLSDHVKRFLDTARVYHMNLGFSPSDLEEAIIEVVRANALKACYIRPFAYYASDDISLSTKGKRVSVAVAAVPFGQYFGDKLSQGVKCRVSSWRRINSDILPVQAKASGNYLNSIIASMDVEGTDFDEAILLTSRGYVAEGPGENIFIVRNGRLLTPGVESDILLGITRSSVIEIAGNLGIRTEEREVHREELYTADEVFFCGTAAEITPVINVDGVPVGNGKKGTITSRLQKTYFDAVTGRLPEYRRWLTPVS
- a CDS encoding class I adenylate-forming enzyme family protein produces the protein MVESTVTGEEGWLGGIRSIYSILHDAESHNTSFPIIIYHGKHVTYHSLLSMADSMAETLRKKFSVKKGDRIGIALPLSPQFMVTFFAAMKIGAVAVPMDHLLTTWEMENVIHFTGIKVLVAVYTADITVKQESGISGIILTRLQEFLPFEKAVSVTAGQIAKSVKLATTGVTTAWFSEMIFEPRGEEEQVDLEADPAVMFVFPSIDGDLRGITYSGSNLLNSIAGMRENLRIPKRRFRIASSTPVFSPSGFQLSVMLPAVLGGTVICAYERNDYERLARLCSLFDCDYVCGMPNDIYSMADENVPLQGSKSLKGALCPSYLMNDGIRSMFQEKFKVPVLEYYDVPEMTGITHMQPADRNQIRQGSVGRPLRGVTQKIVDEATGEDLEHGKVGLLLLGGNQITRGYFPAEGTEGNFSGNMLKTGDMARIDEDGYLYVTDYHREFLISRDVIVSPGEIEKFLSQVEGVSEAAVIGLDTGQGDQKIVAVVVPASGKDVSIDRLREACESRLSKEKVPAEFYLRDSMPKSISGRTLKRILIEEQTLKK
- a CDS encoding cupin domain-containing protein, which codes for MERISLADIKWDEVSDGKLGILQSVVNSMGSGMIKFLKFKPGAVYPMHYHRDRFEWVYVVEGTIETEIDGGRKTMKKGDFHSFPVMVKHSLVAGRSGATVIVCALLCRSDTKMPETGVS
- a CDS encoding FAD-binding protein, which produces MKVLVFAKQVPDVNSIRFDPATNRIVRENVPLSMNSFDRKAVEEAIRMKEKFGFHTVVASMGPPQAADILNESLRMGADEAYLITDRKFGGSDTLATSRILAEFAERIKPDIILAGRYSLDGETSQVPPEVATMLGYSFRSSVSKIDIDTAENTIVVDQDRENGIERYHVKIPAVLSVSEKINRARAVKPDVPDMGDRVVIVDSAWLGLDIDGREYSPTVVTGTRSMESSRKVSMLDFDDKVYGRIIELMKSARSKSSGGSTEFHMPPYVNGNPLVLGVAVGDAQTAMEIASRISQMALQHPMNVAVIGNIPADKLRGIPCHDLYYVDSRDYISLAGSIIDFIRQYEPAYIVFPSNSDGRDVASVVAAKLGLGLTADCVDLQVEDGRLIQYKPAFGGSIIASIYSRKTPAMATVRPGMFRSVRSSEEPRIQQFPPGHGSGQELIETIPVPSEYRPLNSSDAVIAIGRGIKKRDSVRDVLKLADALNASVGATRPMVDMNFLPRQQQVGLTGMSISPAFYIALGISGQANHVVGIRYAGKVLAVNSDPAAEIFKYSDYGIVCDVNEFIDGFLSYLGKNPWKE
- a CDS encoding S53 family serine peptidase; its protein translation is MNGSRSTRIAVTVLAVAMAFLMVNSAFQQHDTVSASPLPAFSHVSDSLQALVNVPFLGKVVNGSSPYTGKEQIVVILNYSNESRLQSFLHNLSDPSSPQYRHYMTADQFYANFSPSAAEYDRAVAYFRSAGMVNITTFQGRNTIAMSGSSQAISNAFHTNLVGASENGSMVTGPSSSPELPKWLSSQVYDIVGLGTSPQLSFSLNVEGELKQLETVRTDTAGGYPKVGYLSNGAEALYGTYMQVAYNETQLFGSHYDRGEVIATLLWSGNYTNSKGITTYTAPFNPSDITKYFQDSYPKYPNGTYSEPFPTVTGVPIDGAPAPGVSAEKDTSGATIENTLDLEMAGSLAPGAQIYNIYGPQASTTDLTQAFATALNFQNLTVISNSWGGSDGTDSTWNTYLQEAQARGITVLASSGDSADNTSSPKYAGPPDMVQFPSSIGYNTFGVTAVGGTNVTVNTTTLKVQEQGAWYMPSPGNTVGSTGGISTVYHEPSWQTNSSANTVLKGAGRGVPDIAALANNTLIYYSNTTASGLFVVSGTSVSSPVEAGIIATMDAYLNASAEAPLGFVDPLIYKLGTGQYDPAFLKESRLTRSPFYNVSYGRNSLYNVTPGYNLVTGWGSINAYNFIQDSNIKRYNVSFVETGLKAGTGWSVSIVGRSFLSGADSRYVNLSLPNGTFQYEIPHVGSMVGVPPQSSINITGRNVTVHIIFKYGYVVNFTQSGLPANDTWELNAWNYSRQYSGYSAALYFPNGSYNYTGMPADPNYYGQSGNFTVNGKTLDISMKFRHGQFNVSFIESGLPANQEWSVMAQNSTSNQTLSGTTDNITFYLYGGQYTFYMFPSGYDAPNISVVSLNTNGQNQTVYVNYSYGYFVTFRETGLSSGTLWGISFHGLTNMTTGQTVTFEVPNGTYRYDVRGSTTPNGPSSGYVNVSGSNQSVVISYQPPKSFFQTEVLYLVLLFFGIVLLVSGVSLIRRKH